The nucleotide sequence GAGCAGCACGGCCACGATCAGGCCGACGACGTTCTCGGCGGTCACGGACGGACCTCCCGAGCGGTCGGCGCCTCGGCGGCGGCGTCGGACGGTGTGGCGTCGGCGTCGATGCCGTGCCGCCGCCCCAGCCGGTCTACGCCTGCACCGAGGAGGGCCATCACGACGAAGAAGAGCACCGTGAGGCCGATGAAGGCGACGTCTTGCATGGACACCCCTGAGGGAAGCTCAGGCCCCGCCGATCGGGGCCAGCGTAGGTACACAACCACCTGAAGGCGCTGGTCGCGCGGTGGTTAGCGGCCTCTTAGCGGGTGCGGGCGGTTGTCTTCACACCTCGTTAGCGCCGGCGCCGGGGTGGGGCTGTCCCCACCCCCGAGAGTGGAGCAGGCATCGCTGTGCCGGCGGCCGTCGCGGACCAGGCTGGGAGAGTGCCTTCCACCGC is from Jiangella alkaliphila and encodes:
- the kdpF gene encoding K(+)-transporting ATPase subunit F; the encoded protein is MTAENVVGLIVAVLLVGYLLAALLFPERF